Part of the Penicillium digitatum chromosome 4, complete sequence genome is shown below.
AAGAATATAGATAGATGGAAAGAAAGATATAGAGACAGATAGCAAATTTAAGAACAAAGATCCTATAGACATATCGATGTCAGATCTGGATAGTCTCACGTGGGTTCCGAATAGGCAGTCACCCGGTCTCCGTCCAGTCCCAACTAGGACGAGCTCTTTCGGGGAACCGCCCGAACTGGCAAGCGGGGCTTTTGCCACAACGTATGCATGAGTGAGTCTCGGTGCCAATCCAGTCCCTTGTCTAGCAGTTCGAAGTCATACGTGAACAGCAATTTGCACAGGGTTGTACGCAGTTCCATCCATCCTAGACTGTCATCTGGGTCAGATTGTGTGGGGAAACAGGTGGTAGTATCTAGTCAGGCAATAAGCCACAAAAATCACTCACTGACGACCTAGACAGCCCCTTGGGCCAAGAGAAAAGGGCTGACTGGCTTCAAGAATGTCGCGCTCATTTTTACCCAGCCATCGTTTCGGCTCGAAGGCGAAAGGCTGCTCAAAATTGGTTGGATCCAGGCTGGAGGCAATCGGACTTGTAGATACGATCGTCTGTTCGCTAGGGTCAACGAATGCCCTCGCCTGAAAATATGGCAGAGCAACCAAGGTGGGATATACATACGCCTTCCGGTAAGAAATGGCCATCAACCGTGTCGCCACCTTGAGGAACGATACGGGGAAGTGCCAGGGGAAGTGGAGGATATATACGTAATCCCTCAAGAATGACGGCATGGAGATACTTCAGCTGGAGCGTGGACGAGGCGGTGATCTCGTCATATGAAGCGAACGCTGTCCGGCACTCGTCCTGTAGCTGGGCGAGCACCGTCCTATTGCGCATCAGGTAGTACATGATGCACGACAAGGTTGTCGCAGTGGTTTCACTGCCGGCCAGGACAAAATCCGAAGAATGGGCTGCAAGCTGCAAATCCGACACCTGCGCCGGATTTCGTTGTTCCAGGATCCTAGTCAAAAAGTCCTTGCGATTGGTCGCTCGTTGGATGCGTCGCTGTACGAGGTCGATTGCCATCTGCTCATTCTGCCGGGTCTGCTCGGTAAGTTTCTGGATCTTACTCGGATACAGAAAGTTCACCACCGTGGCCACGGTGGGGAATCGTCTGAATACTTCGGCCAAGCTGCCTTGGGTCAGAGCTCCCAGAGTGATGGAAATCCACGGGTGCGGCTCAACTGTGGCACAAGTCAAATCACATCTGAAGAGAGGATACAGAGTTTTGGTTGGCTTACAAGTTTCCACACCACGAAAGGTTTCACCAAAGGCCAAATCCCCGATAATGTCAAAGGTCATCATCTCAAAGCCCTTTCCCAGATCAAATCCGTGGACCCCCTTGACCCCCGTTTGCTGGACAAATTGATCGATAGTCCTGGCGATCAGGGGTTCCTGCTCGGTAAGAGAATGATCGGAAAAGGCATGTGAAAGGTATCGCCGCATGATCCCATGTTCGATGGGATCCCGCTCGCTGACGAGGGAGTGAACTCGATCAGCGAAACTGCCCCCGTCATAGAACTCACTCTTGAGGAATCCTTGATGACCTTGACGAAACCCATAGATGTCCTTCCATGATTGTGCGGTGTTGAAAGAGAGCTCGTTCGGTGCGGTACGCACAACGGGGCCTATTCGGGGGAATGGAAATGCTCGAGTTAATCTGTGCCCTCCTTCTTGTTTGCGGGGGGATGTGGGATTATTCGCCAGATACCGTATTTGCGATGTAAATCAAGCAGCATATATGGTTGACGACCACTTAGGAACCAAAAGCAATAGGGCCCCTAATTTTGCAGTCAGTTGAATTGTGTTCGCAATGGTATTCACACAGGTCATTGTGGGGGTttggagggggaaaaaaaaacacacatTGCTGACTGCCGCAAGTTTCGGACCCGGAAATCGAGCAAGTGGATGGTAGTAGAGATTATAGAATGCTGTCCACACCCAACGAATGATGTACTATAGAGAATTCGGTCATAGGTTGGTCCAGTTCGCATCCAACACTATACGGTACTGATCACTTACTCCTCCTGTCCAAATGGCGGCAAGTATATACAGAGAAACACTCAAGAAACCCATCTTTTGAATGAATCTTGTAAGTTTGCAAATTTACAGCTGGTACTGAGTTTCTTCTGGCTaaaggaggaggaagaagtcCCCGACGGTGGCTCGAAATGAAGAGATGTGCCATGATTTGTCTGATTTGATTCGGTCTCGGGAGTTACCCAAAATGGAGAGCCACCGGGGCTTTCTGGAGCTCCTCCATAAAGGTATTAGCTGGGTAAGTTAGGGCAAGAATCCATCTTTATCCTTAAAGTGAAGTATGGCTGTGGTCAGTTATATACTTGTTCATTTGCTGTCATTTGCTTTAGTTATTTCTGTTTATGTGCTGTCTATTTATCTTATTAGACTATACTAATGAAGAGTTGTATGCGCCTGATTCTGGATTCAACTTGACGCAAGAAACTCCCTCAACTTCCCAAGTCCACAGTGTTTGGATCATTTCGTCATGGGAGATATAGGCACTCCTCTGGCCGATGGGGTGCACTCCGATATATTACCGCAGACCATGCCCATCGCTATCGTGGGAATGGGATGCCGGTTCGGAGGAGGCATCACCAGCCCCGAAGAACTCTGGCAGATGGTAGCAGATGGTAAAAGTGCTTGGTCTCAGATTCCCCAAGATCGGTTCAACCGAGAGGCCTTTTTCCATCCAGATTCTCAAAGGCTAGGAACTGTGAGTGCAAAACCAGAGGGCTAGCATGGATGTTTCATCGCTAATTCGCTGATTTTTGCAGTCGAATGTGAAAGGTGGCTGCTTTTTGCAGGAGGATGTTAGCTTGTTCGATACCTCTTTCTTTGGCCTCACGGCGGAGGTGGCTGCGGTAAGTTGGCTCaactctctctctctctctctctctctctctctctctctctcacgcacacacacacacacacacacacgcATAAACACTGATGCTTTTAATCTAGTCAATGGATCCGCAAATCCGCCTGTTGTTGGAAGTCACATATGAAGCCTTGGAAAGCGGTATGGTTTTCGTATCTGCAGTTGTAATGCATAGTCAGGTCCAAATTTACTGATTGATTTTTTAAGCCGGCCTGTCGCTGGCCCAGATTGCTGGAAGCAACACCTCTGTGTTCACCGGTTCCTTCATTCACGACTATCAAGACCTGATGAGCAGGGATCCCACCACTTTTTCACGCTACTTCTCGACCGGCAACTTCACGGCCATGATGGCCAACAGAATATCGCACTACTTCGACCTTCGAGGTCCGAGTACACCGGTAGATACGGGCTGTTCGACCTCAATTACTGCGTTGCATCTCGCCTGTCAGACCCTTCGCACAGGTGAGGCAGATGCCGCGATTGTCGGAGGAACTTGCATAATGTTGAATCCGGATATGTTTTGTCAGCTGTCAAGTGTCGGGTAGGTCAAACTTCGCGCTTGCTGGTAacccaagaagaagaaaaagactAATACATGAGCCCTCGTGGTTGCATAGCTTCATTGGGCCAGAAGGTAGATGCTTTGCTTTTGATCAGCGTGCCCAGGGGTACGGACGCGGTGAGGGAATTGCAACCTTGGTTCTGAAGCCCCTCGATGCAGCTCTTCGAGACGGCGATCCTATCCGTGCGCTCATTCGAGAGACTGGGATGAACCAGGATGGAAAGACGCCTACCATCACCTCTCCTTCTAGGGACGCTCAAGAGGCCTTGATGAGGGCCTGTTACCAGCGTGCTGGCTTGAATCCCGATGAAACTACTTACGTCGAGGCTCATGGGACGGGCACTAAAGCCGGAGATCTAGAAGAAGTCGCCGCCATCAGGTCTGTATTTGGAGCCGGACGAAAATACCAGAGGCCGCTTGTGTTGGGTTCGGTCAAGTCAAACCTAGGGCATACTGAAGCAGCAAGCGGTTTGGCCGCGATCATCAAGGTTGTCAAAGCATTAGAAAACCGCCAGATACCCCCCACAATAAACATAGAGCAGTTCAACGTGAATCTTGGCCTCCAAGATGGAGTTCTACATGTTGCTCAGGATTTGGAAGCTTGGcccgagaccaacattcgGCGAGCCTCGGTTAATAACTTCGGGTATGGTGGATCGAATACACATGTCATCGTGGAGGATGCTGTGAGCCATATACAAAAATATAGCGGACAGCGACCCGCTGTATCTCAAGGTGCTCGTTGCTCTCGGAAGATCTTTGTCTTAAGTGGCAAAGACGAGGGCTCCACCAAAGGGCTCATGGATCGCCTCCTAAAACACCTCAAAGGACATGATCTATCGCTCCCAGCGCTTGCATACACTTTGGGCCAGCGCCGCTCTCGGTTTCCCTATACCGTGGCTTTTTCTGCCGCCTCGACCGATGAGCTTTCCATAAATCTGGCTGACCAAACGCTTCGCCCGAGTTATGCTGCGGGAGCTGCTAGAATAGGCTTTGTCTTCACGGGTCAGGGCGCTCAATGGCATGCCATGGGTCAAGAACTGACCGAAAAATATCCTGTCTTTCGTCAAGCACTCCATGACGCCGAGAAGATCTTCCAGGAGTTTGGCTCACCGTGGTCGTGCATCGAAGAACTCTCACGAGATTCGTCTACAACACGTGTCAACCAACCCTGCCTCAGTTTCCCTCTTTCATGCTTGATTCAATTAGCACTTGTTCGCCTCTTGACCTCGTGGGGTATTTGTCCAGCTGCCGTAACGGGTCACTCTAGTGGAGAGGTGGCCGCAGCCTATGCGTCGGGAGCTTTGAGCTTCCGAGAAGCATTAGCAATTGTGTACTTCCGTGGACTATTGACGTCCGAGCACGTTGCAAAAACCACATCTCCCGGTGGCATGTTGGCTGTTGGGTTGGGCCAGAAAGATATACAGACCTACCTGAACTGCTTGACCACTGGGACCATTGTTGTTGCGTGCGTAAACAGCCCCTCCAGCGTCACCCTTTCCGGTGATCTCGCAGGCATCGAAGAGGTTCAACAGTATCTCGAGGACAATGGGGTCTTTGCTCGTCGCCTTCGGGTCGAGTCTGCCTACCACTCCCATCACATGCTTCCCCTACAGCAGCAGTACCGTGAAATTCTTGGCAAGCATCTTGGTCCGACTCGTCACTTCAACCCAGATGTGGTTTTCTCCTCTCCTGTCTCCGGTAAGGTGGTGCATGACGCGCTCACCCTGGGACCGGAACATTGGGTTCGAAATATGCTACAGCCAGTGTTATTTGATCAATCCCTTGGCAATATGTGCTTTGAGAAAGGATCATCCGACACTTCAGTCTCAAGGGTGGACATCATAATTGAAATAGGTCCTCATGGCGCCCTCGCAGGCCCTATTCGCCAGTGCCTGGCGGCGGCATCGCCTATCACGTACACCTCCTGTCTGACCAGGAACCAAGATGCTGTTCAAACGATTCAATCCATGGCTTCGACCCTCGTCTCTCACGGGAATCCCGTAGACCTGGCTCAGGTCAACTTCCCCAACGGTGAAGATAAAGAACTCCGTG
Proteins encoded:
- a CDS encoding Short-chain dehydrogenase/reductase SDR, translated to MGFLSVSLYILAAIWTGGYIIRWVWTAFYNLYYHPLARFPGPKLAAVSNGPYCFWFLSGRQPYMLLDLHRKYGPVVRTAPNELSFNTAQSWKDIYGFRQGHQGFLKSEFYDGGSFADRVHSLVSERDPIEHGIMRRYLSHAFSDHSLTEQEPLIARTIDQFVQQTGVKGVHGFDLGKGFEMMTFDIIGDLAFGETFRGVETFEPHPWISITLGALTQGSLAEVFRRFPTVATVVNFLYPSKIQKLTEQTRQNEQMAIDLVQRRIQRATNRKDFLTRILEQRNPAQVSDLQLAAHSSDFVLAGSETTATTLSCIMYYLMRNRTVLAQLQDECRTAFASYDEITASSTLQLKYLHAVILEGLRIYPPLPLALPRIVPQGGDTVDGHFLPEGTIVSTSPIASSLDPTNFEQPFAFEPKRWLGKNERDILEASQPFSLGPRGCLGRHLGWMELRTTLCKLLFTYDFELLDKGLDWHRDSLMHTLWQKPRLPVRAVPRKSSS